From the Candidozyma auris chromosome 2, complete sequence genome, the window TTTGGACTCGTACTTGAGGGGCTCCAGCGATCTTTTGGTGATCATGGAGTACATGGAGGGCGGTTCCTTGACAGAAATTATTGAGAACAATGAAGGCAAACTTAACGAGCATCAGATTGCAACcatttgcaaagaaacactCAAGGGATTACGCTTCTTACACAGAAAGCATATCATACACAGAGACATAAAATCAGATAATGTTTTACTTGATTCTAAGGGAAATGTGAAAATCACAGATTTCGGTTTCTGTGCTAAATTGACCGaccaaagaagcaagcGAGCCACAATGGTCGGAACACCGTACTGGATGGCCCCCGAGGTTGTTAAACAAAGGGAGTACGACGAAAAGATAGACATTTGGTCCTTGGGTATCATGTTGATCGAGATGATCGAAGGTGAGCCTCCATACTTGAACGAGGAACCATTGAAGGCACTTTATCTTATTGCAACAAACGGCACACCGCAATTAAAGAACCCTGGAGCTTCAAGCCAGAAAATGAGAAACTTTTTGTCGGTTTGTTTGTGTCTCAATCCTCTGTCGAGAGGAAACACCGATGACCTTCTAGAGcacaagttcatcaaggaagaaagtggGCGAATCGAGGAGCTAGCACCATTACTCGAGTGGCGGAAAAATCAAGAATCGGGTCAGGAATGATAAAAAGGACATCCTGGGGACCAGGCTATTCCCTGCATACGGCCCGTGGGTGGACCCTGGCAACAAACTACATTTTAGAAAAAGTGGTGAGAAAAGAATATGGTTCCTCGCGCGATGCAGGAATCCTCATGCAATCGATGCATTACGTGCAGGAGATACACGCATGTTCCTTGCAGGCATCGAGGCTCAAGAAATCCAGTAATGTTTCCTTTATACTTATAGAGTTTCTACGCGCCTAAatgtttgaagaaaaacGACAAGCACGGACAGCCAAGCCATGTTTATTTGGGTTTTGCTTACTGTGTCAATTGAATTTTAAAAGTCTTTGCTATGGATTCTGGACTTCCTGATGTTTTTTGGGTGCTTGCTAATCGAACTATCCGCTTGGTGACTCTGTGCGTAAAGGTTGGGCATCGTGCCACACCAAATATTGTGATTTCTCTCTGTCTGTGACCTCCCCAAAGCCTCACGCTTTTGTCATTTGATAAGGCTGGATAAATTCTGTCTATGCTTAAAATCCCTGCCTCGAGACTCGtgggaggaaaaaaaatttgggTGTATTTGGCGTCTTGCCATACACAAAGATGATGAATCACTGCAAGCAACCTCAGAGAGCTAGCTTCAAGTTGATTTTCAACCGGTACCATGTCGAGCTTGATTCTACTCGTAAATCGACGAGCCTTTATATTTGCTACCGTCAGTCCTGAAGAGCTTTGCCCGCATATGagcccaaaaaaaaatacaaggAAACTTCTTCAGGAAACGTCAGGGTCCCTCGTTTCAGACCGGGGTCCTTGAAACAGAAATCCCAGCAACTATAGTATATACTGCATCATCTATTCGGAAACACCAACGCCGAACTATCTATTTATGAGATTTATCGAGTGTATTAAAATAAcatcaaaagcaaagtAGCTCAATGCATGAATAAACTACAATACCAACGTTTCATTAACGTAGCGGTAGATGCTTCGCAAGTCAAGCCCAATGAGGCAACTGTTTGTTgtcattatttttttaATTTGGGATGTGGAGATTATGACACGAAGGCAATAGATTATATCGACGGTGAGATGCATGGAACAACAGTGAATGGAGCAAACCAACGCATAGCACATTATGTACGACGAAATAGAGCCAAAGACCCCCCTTACGATAATCGAAATATTCTATCATCCTGTCTCTCTTTTGTGGAGTCAATGTACCCGTAGTGCTCGTCCTGCTGAAACACCTCCGTGTCAGGTCTCCTTTGCACTGGAGGCACCTGATACGAGTAGCTTTGGTTGTACAAGTTCTGATAAGGCGGCAAGGACTGGGGCTGTGGAGTCAAGGAGTACTGCTCACCCATGGGAGGGTTGGGGTTGGCCACATTAAAATATGGATACGGAGCCAGTGCAGGCCCAGAAATGCTGCTAGGCCCACTGACAGGACCCGAGATGCTGCTTTGGTTGCTGGTCTGATCCGTGGGGGGCGGAGGCGGTTTGTTCTCGTCGTGGTGAAGAGGAACGTAGTCAGTATGATAAGGATTGGGGAGCACCAGAGGCACTTTGGGAGGGAATAGCTGGGAGTAGGAAGAGTTGAGCGGCTGCTGAGGCGGGTAGCTCTGGGGAAAATTCTGCGGGAAGTGATGAGGCTGTTGATGTGGCTGGAGAGGCTGCGTGTGGGACTGGTAGGCAGCTGGCGGCGGCTGCGGGTGGTGAAAGGGCAGAGACAGCGGTCTTTGGCCCGGCAGCAGAACCAGCTGCTGTCTGTCTCTCATGAGCACCAGCATGTTTTGGAGTTGATAGTTGGAGTCCAAGAAATACAGGGCTTCGTCCTCGATGGGGATTTTTCCGCCCAACAGCAGCTTTTGCACGGCGTCCCACAAGTCGGGGGATATAGGCATGAACTGGAGGTTTGTATGAGAAGGCCGGGACAATTTGCCCAGGAGAACGTCCCCCGCCAGGTAGTACGACACCAAGTGGACGGTTTGTTTGATGTTTTTCGCTGTGGTGGCGACAGAAAGCgtttttttgatgaggcCGTAGTCGGgataaaaagaagagcccGACGTTGACGTCGACGTCGAAGGCAGCGAAATGTATGGATTACTGGGAGAGCCGTGGGCCAGCAAGTTCAACTGGGGGCTATGGCCGCCTGCTGCCGCAgccgctgctgccgctTTTGCAACCGACCGTTTTCGCCTTCTCTTATCGTCACCCATGGCGCCCC encodes:
- the WOR1 gene encoding transcription factor WOR1, with protein sequence MSLTPTYSGYIGSTKDAVLVIQGVLNQELNSVHRRPHERERAELIRSGHVFVFIEEQSGIKRWTDGVAWSPSRILGRFLVYRELDRGAMGDDKRRRKRSVAKAAAAAAAAGGHSPQLNLSAHGSPSNPYISSPSTSTSTSGSSFYPDYGLIKKTLSVATTAKNIKQTVHLVSYYSAGDVLSGKLSRPSHTNLQFMPISPDLWDAVQKSSLGGKIPIEDEASYFLDSNYQLQNMSVLMRDRQQSVSSPGQRPSSSPFHHPQPPPAAYQSHTQPLQPHQQPHHFPQNFPQSYPPQQPLNSSYSQLFPPKVPSVLPNPYHTDYVPLHHDENKPPPPPTDQTSNQSSISGPVSGPSSISGPASAPYPYFNVANPNPPMGEQYSLTPQPQSLPPYQNLYNQSYSYQVPPVQRRPDTEVFQQDEHYGYIDSTKERQDDRIFRLS